In Kryptolebias marmoratus isolate JLee-2015 linkage group LG11, ASM164957v2, whole genome shotgun sequence, the following proteins share a genomic window:
- the tph2 gene encoding tryptophan 5-hydroxylase 2 isoform X2, whose amino-acid sequence MASAHVMKEGGPEPIPRMQPAMMMFSSKYWSRRGLSLDSAMFDHQNQQQHQRHTGGRMSRRTSFCPIDERPDCENAEDSGKTAVVFSLKNEVGCLVKALRLFQEKRVNLNHIESRRSKRVPNEVEIFASCSCSKKEFNELLEHLKDQVNIISFNTPANVWSAEADDEDVPWFPMKISELDQCSHRVLMYGSELDADHPGFKDNVYRERRKYFVEVAMNYKFGKPIPRIEYTPEEVRTWGVVFRELTKLYPTHACREYLKNLPLLTKHCGYREDNIPQLEDVSLFLRERSGFTVWPVAGYLSPRDFLAGLAYRVFNCTQYVRHSTDPLYTPEPDTCHELLGHVPLLADPKFAQFSQEIGLASLGASDEDVQKLATCYFFTIEFGLCKQDDQLRAYGAGLLSSIGELRHALSDKARVKMFDPKTTCFQECLITTFQDVYFVSESFEEAKEKMREFAKTIKRPFSVYYNPYTQSVDLLKDTCSIENVVQDLRSDLTTVCDALGKMNTYMGI is encoded by the exons ATGGCTTCGGCCCACGTGATGAAGGAAGGCGGGCCGGAACCGATACCTCGCATGCAGCCGGCCATGATGATGTTCTCCAGCAAGTACTGGTCCAGAAGGGGGCTGTCTCTGGACTCGGCCATGTTCGAccaccagaaccagcagcagcatcagagacACACCGGGGGACGGATG TCGAGACGGACGTCCTTCTGTCCCATCGATGAGAGACCGGACTGTGAGAACGCCGAGGATTCTGGGAAAACTGCAGTGGTGTTTTCTCTAAAGAACGAGGTTGGCTGTCTGGTCAAAGCTCTCAGACTCTTCCAG GAGAAACGGGTCAACCTGAACCACATCGAGTCCCGGAGGTCCAAACGGGTTCCTAACGAGGTGGAGATCTTtgccagctgcagctgcagcaagaAGGAGTTCAACGAGCTGCTGGAGCACCTGAAGGACCAGGTCAACATCATTTCCTTCAACACACCTGCCAACGTGTGGTCCGCTGAGGCAG ATGATGAAGACGTTCCCTGGTTCCCCATGAAGATCTCAGAGTTAGACCAATGTTCTCACAGAGTGTTGATGTACGGCTCTGAGCTGGACGCAGATCATCCC GGTTTCAAAGACAACGTTTATCGCGAGCGCAGGAAGTACTTTGTGGAGGTCGCCATGAATTATAAATT CGGGAAGCCCATCCCTCGGATTGAGTACACCCCGGAGGAGGTGAGGACGTGGGGCGTGGTGTTCCGGGAGCTGACCAAGCTTTACCCCACGCACGCCTGCAGAGAATACCTGAAGAACCTGCCGCTGCTCACCAAACACTGCGGCTACAGAGAAGACAACATCCCCCAGCTGGAGGACGTCTCCCTGTTCCTCAGAG AGCGCTCCGGGTTCACGGTGTGGCCCGTCGCAGGTTACCTGTCCCCCAGAGACTTCCTGGCTGGTTTGGCCTACAGGGTGTTTAACTGCACCCAGTACGTCCGTCACAGCACCGACCCGCTCTACACACCAGAACC AGACACGTGTCACGAGCTGCTGGGACATGTCCCTCTGCTGGCCGACCCGAAGTTCGCCCAGTTCTCCCAGGAGATCGGCCTGGCCTCGCTGGGAGCGTCTGACGAGGATGTCCAGAAACTGGCCACG TGTTATTTCTTCACCATCGAGTTCGGACTCTGCAAACAGGACGATCAGCTGAGAGCTTATGGAGCCGGCTTACTGTCATCGATAGGAGAGCTCaga CACGCCCTGTCAGATAAAGCTCGTGTGAAGATGTTTGACCCGAAGACGACCTGCTTCCAGGAGTGTCTCATCACCACCTTCCAGGACGTTTACTTCGTCTCTGAGAGCTTCGAGGAGGCCAAGGAGAAGATGAG GGAGTTTGCGAAGACCATCAAGCGTCCGTTCTCGGTCTACTACAACCCATACACGCAGAGCGTGGACCTGCTCAAAGACACGTGCAGCATCGAGAACGTGGTGCAGGACCTGCGCAGCGACCTCACCACCGTCTGCGACGCGCTCGGGAAGATGAACACCTACATGGGCATCTGA
- the tph2 gene encoding tryptophan 5-hydroxylase 2 isoform X1 — protein sequence MASAHVMKEGGPEPIPRMQPAMMMFSSKYWSRRGLSLDSAMFDHQNQQQHQRHTGGRMSRRTSFCPIDERPDCENAEDSGKTAVVFSLKNEVGCLVKALRLFQEKRVNLNHIESRRSKRVPNEVEIFASCSCSKKEFNELLEHLKDQVNIISFNTPANVWSAEADDEDVPWFPMKISELDQCSHRVLMYGSELDADHPGFKDNVYRERRKYFVEVAMNYKFGKPIPRIEYTPEEVRTWGVVFRELTKLYPTHACREYLKNLPLLTKHCGYREDNIPQLEDVSLFLRERSGFTVWPVAGYLSPRDFLAGLAYRVFNCTQYVRHSTDPLYTPEPDTCHELLGHVPLLADPKFAQFSQEIGLASLGASDEDVQKLATCYFFTIEFGLCKQDDQLRAYGAGLLSSIGELRVTHTHTHTHTHTLMIKPVTDNQMFSQHALSDKARVKMFDPKTTCFQECLITTFQDVYFVSESFEEAKEKMREFAKTIKRPFSVYYNPYTQSVDLLKDTCSIENVVQDLRSDLTTVCDALGKMNTYMGI from the exons ATGGCTTCGGCCCACGTGATGAAGGAAGGCGGGCCGGAACCGATACCTCGCATGCAGCCGGCCATGATGATGTTCTCCAGCAAGTACTGGTCCAGAAGGGGGCTGTCTCTGGACTCGGCCATGTTCGAccaccagaaccagcagcagcatcagagacACACCGGGGGACGGATG TCGAGACGGACGTCCTTCTGTCCCATCGATGAGAGACCGGACTGTGAGAACGCCGAGGATTCTGGGAAAACTGCAGTGGTGTTTTCTCTAAAGAACGAGGTTGGCTGTCTGGTCAAAGCTCTCAGACTCTTCCAG GAGAAACGGGTCAACCTGAACCACATCGAGTCCCGGAGGTCCAAACGGGTTCCTAACGAGGTGGAGATCTTtgccagctgcagctgcagcaagaAGGAGTTCAACGAGCTGCTGGAGCACCTGAAGGACCAGGTCAACATCATTTCCTTCAACACACCTGCCAACGTGTGGTCCGCTGAGGCAG ATGATGAAGACGTTCCCTGGTTCCCCATGAAGATCTCAGAGTTAGACCAATGTTCTCACAGAGTGTTGATGTACGGCTCTGAGCTGGACGCAGATCATCCC GGTTTCAAAGACAACGTTTATCGCGAGCGCAGGAAGTACTTTGTGGAGGTCGCCATGAATTATAAATT CGGGAAGCCCATCCCTCGGATTGAGTACACCCCGGAGGAGGTGAGGACGTGGGGCGTGGTGTTCCGGGAGCTGACCAAGCTTTACCCCACGCACGCCTGCAGAGAATACCTGAAGAACCTGCCGCTGCTCACCAAACACTGCGGCTACAGAGAAGACAACATCCCCCAGCTGGAGGACGTCTCCCTGTTCCTCAGAG AGCGCTCCGGGTTCACGGTGTGGCCCGTCGCAGGTTACCTGTCCCCCAGAGACTTCCTGGCTGGTTTGGCCTACAGGGTGTTTAACTGCACCCAGTACGTCCGTCACAGCACCGACCCGCTCTACACACCAGAACC AGACACGTGTCACGAGCTGCTGGGACATGTCCCTCTGCTGGCCGACCCGAAGTTCGCCCAGTTCTCCCAGGAGATCGGCCTGGCCTCGCTGGGAGCGTCTGACGAGGATGTCCAGAAACTGGCCACG TGTTATTTCTTCACCATCGAGTTCGGACTCTGCAAACAGGACGATCAGCTGAGAGCTTATGGAGCCGGCTTACTGTCATCGATAGGAGAGCTCagagtaacacacacacacacacacacacacacacacacactgatgatcAAACCAGTGACTGATAATCAGATGTTTTCTCAGCACGCCCTGTCAGATAAAGCTCGTGTGAAGATGTTTGACCCGAAGACGACCTGCTTCCAGGAGTGTCTCATCACCACCTTCCAGGACGTTTACTTCGTCTCTGAGAGCTTCGAGGAGGCCAAGGAGAAGATGAG GGAGTTTGCGAAGACCATCAAGCGTCCGTTCTCGGTCTACTACAACCCATACACGCAGAGCGTGGACCTGCTCAAAGACACGTGCAGCATCGAGAACGTGGTGCAGGACCTGCGCAGCGACCTCACCACCGTCTGCGACGCGCTCGGGAAGATGAACACCTACATGGGCATCTGA
- the tbc1d15 gene encoding TBC1 domain family member 15 isoform X1 encodes MAADSVLKVIFELDGVFIHPGADEGGTDQDLLLSGSLRILEKDAEVLVEYRPLEDSVDPSNMLCAGQDSSSVVEWAQSPRDKSQSHQLLETQQSYETEWDMVNAVSFRKKPCANGEGSLSHSQGRSRWAFSVSVSDLRSITVKDEGWTFLILHLKEPSAPLPALHFHQGGSREFLDSLRRFSLLTESPGDQTCLLVSTPNKVLSQSFENLLDDNNFGLVHRFQRDPYVATLGGLSKVTNYIFDALRGAEEQQQRPPEEVADLLGEVIPGLEINQQEEPGFEVITRIDLGARPQVSRTEPLTADDWSKHLDAEGRLQGVEELRNKIFKGGLCHAVRKEAWKFLLGYFPWSSMSEERKSLQRAKTDEYFRMKLQWKSVSEEQERRNSRLRDYRSLIEKDVNRTDRTNRFYEGLNNPSLTLLHDILMTYCMYDFDLGYVQGMSDLLSPILFVMENEVDAFWCFVAFMDQMHQNFEEQMQGMKTQLLQLSTLLRLLDLAFWNYLESQESGYLYFCFRWLLIRFKRELNFQDVLRLWEVMWTGLPCQNFHLLVCCAILDSEKQKIMEENYGFNEILKHINELSMKLDIEEILQKAEGIFLQIRSCKDLPHSVSTILGFTDCHGSAPTKPGSAAALRPTRQDVCSNGLCRENRPPNSCRAEFTS; translated from the exons ATGGCGGCGGACTCCGTGCTGAag GTGATTTTTGAGCTCGACGGAGTTTTCATCCATCCGGGCGCAGATGAAGGAGGCACGGATCAGGATCTGCTGCTTTCTGGGTCCCTCCGGATTCTGGAGAAG GATGCCGAGGTTCTGGTGGAGTACCGCCCCCTGGAGGACTCAGTGGACCCGTCCAACATGCTGTGTGCCGGACAG GACTCCAGTTCGGTCGTGGAGTGGGCCCAGTCTCCCCGGGACAAGTCCCAGTCCCACCAGCTGCTGGAGACGCAGCAGAGCTACGAGACAGAGTGGGACATGGTGAACGCCGTTTCCTTCAGGAAGAAGCCCTGCGCCAACGGAGAGG GCTCTCTGAGTCACAGCCAGGGGAGGAGCCGCTGGGCCTTCTCGGTCAGCGTCAGCGACCTCAGGTCCATTACGGTGAAGGATGAAGGTTGGACCTTCCTCATCCTCCACCTGAAGGAGCCCTCCGCCCCCCTGCCTGCCTTGCACTTCCACCAGGGCGGCAGCAGGGAGTTCCTGGACAGCCTGAGGAGGTTCTCTCTGCTCACAGA GTCTCCTGGTGATCAAACGTGTCTGCTGGTCAGCACCCCAAACAAAGTCCTGTCGCAGTCCTTCGAGAACCTGCTGGACGACAACAACTTTGGCCTTGTTCAC AGGTTTCAGCGTGACCCGTACGTCGCCACGTTGGGCGGCCTCTCCAAGGTCACCAACTACATCTTCGATGCTCTGCGGGGGgcggaggagcagcagcagcgcccCCCGGAGGAGGTGGCGGACCTGCTGGGTGAAGTCATCCCGGGTCTGGAGATCAATCAGCAGGAGGAACCGGGCTTTGAGGTCATCACCAGG ATCGACCTGGGAGCGAGGCCTCAGGTGAGCCGCACTGAGCCGCTGACTGCAGACGACTGGAGCAAACACCTCGACGCTGAGGGGCGGCTGCAGGGCGTGGAGGAGCTACGGAACAAAATCTTCAAGGGG GGTCTATGTCACGCTGTGAGGAAAGAAGCCTGGAAGTTCCTGCTGGGATATTTTCCTTGGAGCAGCATGTCTGAGGAGAGGAAGAGTCTGCAGAGAGCCAAAAC agACGAATACTTCAGGATGAAGCTGCAGTGGAAGTCAGTAAgtgaggagcaggagaggaggaaCTCCAGGCTGAGGGACTACAGGAGTCTGATCG AGAAAGACGTGAACCGAACGGACCGAACAAACCGGTTCTATGAAGGTCTGAACAACCCGAGTCTGACTCTGCTGCACGACATCCTGATGACCTACTGCATGTACGACTTCGACCTGG GTTACGTCCAGGGGATGAGTGACCTGCTGTCCCCGATCCTCTTCGTCATGGAGAACGAGGTCGATGCGTTCTGGTGTTTCGTCGCCTTCATGGACCAAATG cacCAGAACTTCGAGGAGCAGATGCAGGGCATGAAGACCCAGCTGCTCCAGCTCAGCACGCTGCTCCGACTGCTCGACCTGGCCTTCTGGAACTACCTGG agtcTCAGGAGTCGGGTTACCTGTACTTCTGCTTCCGGTGGCTGCTGATCCGGTTCAAGAGAGAGCTGAACTTCCAGGACGTCCTGCGGCTTTGGGAG GTGATGTGGACCGGGCTGCCCTGTCAGAACTTCCACCTGCTGGTCTGCTGTGCCATCCTGGACTCTGAAAAGCAGAAGATCATGGAGGAGAACTACGGCTTCAACGAGATCCTGAAG cacATCAACGAACTCTCCATGAAACTCGACATCGAGGAGATTCTGCAGAAAGCTGAAGGCATCTTCCTGCAGATCAGGAGCTGCAAG GACTTGCCTCACTCCGTCAGCACCATCCTGGGTTTCACAGATTGCCACGGTTCCGCCCCGACAAAACCTGGATCGGCCGCAGCTCTCCGTCCCACTCGGCAGGACGTCTGCTCCAACGgactctgcagagaaaacagacCTCCAAACAGCTGCAGAGCAGAGTTCACGTCGTAG
- the tbc1d15 gene encoding TBC1 domain family member 15 isoform X2 → MAADSVLKVIFELDGVFIHPGADEGGTDQDLLLSGSLRILEKDAEVLVEYRPLEDSVDPSNMLCAGQDSSSVVEWAQSPRDKSQSHQLLETQQSYETEWDMVNAVSFRKKPCANGEGSLSHSQGRSRWAFSVSVSDLRSITVKDEGWTFLILHLKEPSAPLPALHFHQGGSREFLDSLRRFSLLTESPGDQTCLLVSTPNKVLSQSFENLLDDNNFGLVHRFQRDPYVATLGGLSKVTNYIFDALRGAEEQQQRPPEEVADLLGEVIPGLEINQQEEPGFEVITRIDLGARPQVSRTEPLTADDWSKHLDAEGRLQGVEELRNKIFKGGLCHAVRKEAWKFLLGYFPWSSMSEERKSLQRAKTDEYFRMKLQWKSVSEEQERRNSRLRDYRSLIEKDVNRTDRTNRFYEGLNNPSLTLLHDILMTYCMYDFDLGYVQGMSDLLSPILFVMENEVDAFWCFVAFMDQMHQNFEEQMQGMKTQLLQLSTLLRLLDLAFWNYLGTGGPVSSVR, encoded by the exons ATGGCGGCGGACTCCGTGCTGAag GTGATTTTTGAGCTCGACGGAGTTTTCATCCATCCGGGCGCAGATGAAGGAGGCACGGATCAGGATCTGCTGCTTTCTGGGTCCCTCCGGATTCTGGAGAAG GATGCCGAGGTTCTGGTGGAGTACCGCCCCCTGGAGGACTCAGTGGACCCGTCCAACATGCTGTGTGCCGGACAG GACTCCAGTTCGGTCGTGGAGTGGGCCCAGTCTCCCCGGGACAAGTCCCAGTCCCACCAGCTGCTGGAGACGCAGCAGAGCTACGAGACAGAGTGGGACATGGTGAACGCCGTTTCCTTCAGGAAGAAGCCCTGCGCCAACGGAGAGG GCTCTCTGAGTCACAGCCAGGGGAGGAGCCGCTGGGCCTTCTCGGTCAGCGTCAGCGACCTCAGGTCCATTACGGTGAAGGATGAAGGTTGGACCTTCCTCATCCTCCACCTGAAGGAGCCCTCCGCCCCCCTGCCTGCCTTGCACTTCCACCAGGGCGGCAGCAGGGAGTTCCTGGACAGCCTGAGGAGGTTCTCTCTGCTCACAGA GTCTCCTGGTGATCAAACGTGTCTGCTGGTCAGCACCCCAAACAAAGTCCTGTCGCAGTCCTTCGAGAACCTGCTGGACGACAACAACTTTGGCCTTGTTCAC AGGTTTCAGCGTGACCCGTACGTCGCCACGTTGGGCGGCCTCTCCAAGGTCACCAACTACATCTTCGATGCTCTGCGGGGGgcggaggagcagcagcagcgcccCCCGGAGGAGGTGGCGGACCTGCTGGGTGAAGTCATCCCGGGTCTGGAGATCAATCAGCAGGAGGAACCGGGCTTTGAGGTCATCACCAGG ATCGACCTGGGAGCGAGGCCTCAGGTGAGCCGCACTGAGCCGCTGACTGCAGACGACTGGAGCAAACACCTCGACGCTGAGGGGCGGCTGCAGGGCGTGGAGGAGCTACGGAACAAAATCTTCAAGGGG GGTCTATGTCACGCTGTGAGGAAAGAAGCCTGGAAGTTCCTGCTGGGATATTTTCCTTGGAGCAGCATGTCTGAGGAGAGGAAGAGTCTGCAGAGAGCCAAAAC agACGAATACTTCAGGATGAAGCTGCAGTGGAAGTCAGTAAgtgaggagcaggagaggaggaaCTCCAGGCTGAGGGACTACAGGAGTCTGATCG AGAAAGACGTGAACCGAACGGACCGAACAAACCGGTTCTATGAAGGTCTGAACAACCCGAGTCTGACTCTGCTGCACGACATCCTGATGACCTACTGCATGTACGACTTCGACCTGG GTTACGTCCAGGGGATGAGTGACCTGCTGTCCCCGATCCTCTTCGTCATGGAGAACGAGGTCGATGCGTTCTGGTGTTTCGTCGCCTTCATGGACCAAATG cacCAGAACTTCGAGGAGCAGATGCAGGGCATGAAGACCCAGCTGCTCCAGCTCAGCACGCTGCTCCGACTGCTCGACCTGGCCTTCTGGAACTACCTGGGTACGGGAGGCCCGGTCTCATCTGTCAG GTGA